CAGTGTCGTTCAGCCTGACCAGCGCCCACCCCTACCCTTATCAACGCTGCTATTGCTCGATCTGTCGCAAGACCCAGGGCGGTGGCGGCTATGCGATCAACATCGCTGGCGATGCCGCCAGCCTCAAGGTGCGCGGTCGCAAGCACATCTCGATTTACCATGCGCGGCTCAAGGAAGAAGGCGACAAACGTGCCCGCCGCAGCACCGCCGAGCGGCATTTCTGCTCTCTTTGCGGCTCGGGATTATGGGTGTTCAGTCCTGAATGGCCAGACCTTGTTCACCCATTCGCCTCGGTCATCGACACGGCGCTGCCGGTGCCACCCGAGTACACGCACGTGATGCTCGGTTCGAAAGCATCATGGGTGCAAGTCCAGACGCAGCCCGCTGAGCGACAGTGTGATGTCTGGCCTGAAGAATCCATCGCCCAATGGCATGAGCGCCTGGGTTTGAGCCGCTAAGCCGCTTCACACCCTGAAACCGACAAAGATCAAGATCAAAAGATCGCAGCCTGCGGCAGCTCCTACGGGGGGTTACGCTGCAGCTGGAACACCGCTATGGAAACGAAACTCCACATCCGGCGACTCGATCAACGCCTGCTCGGCGTCACGAACCTTGTCGATCACCTGGGCGATGTCCTTGGCGTCACCATACTGGTAGGCCAGTTTCAGGTAACCCTGGAAATGCCGCGCCTCGCTTTTCAGCAGGCCGAAGTAGAACTTGCCCAGTTCTTCATCCAGATGCGGCACCAACGCTTCGAAACGCTCGCAGCTGCGCGCTTCGATGAAGGCGCCGACCACCAGCGTATCCACCAGCTTCACCGGTTCATGGCTGCGCACCACTTTGCGCAGCCCCGAGGCGTAACGCCCGGCGGATAGCTGACGCAGCTCGATCTTGCGCTTTTTCATCAGCCGCATGACCTGCTCGTGGTGCACCAGCTCTTCCCGGGCCAGACGCGACATCAGGTTGATCAGATCGACGTGGGAGTGGTATTTGGCAATCAGGCTCAACGCCGTGCTGGCCGCCTTGAATTCGCAGTTTTTGTGGTCGATCAGCAGGGTTTCCTGATCGGCCAGCGCGGCCTGGACCCAGCCATCGGGCGTGCGGCAGCCAAGGAATTCGTGAATTTCGGGAAGGATCATGGGGCTCACGGATAAAAGGTACAGAACGAAGGGCGCCGATTATACCGGCCTGCCGACAGACCACCAG
The Pseudomonas lini DNA segment above includes these coding regions:
- a CDS encoding GFA family protein is translated as MQLEGSCHCGAVSFSLTSAHPYPYQRCYCSICRKTQGGGGYAINIAGDAASLKVRGRKHISIYHARLKEEGDKRARRSTAERHFCSLCGSGLWVFSPEWPDLVHPFASVIDTALPVPPEYTHVMLGSKASWVQVQTQPAERQCDVWPEESIAQWHERLGLSR
- a CDS encoding tRNA-(ms[2]io[6]A)-hydroxylase, whose amino-acid sequence is MILPEIHEFLGCRTPDGWVQAALADQETLLIDHKNCEFKAASTALSLIAKYHSHVDLINLMSRLAREELVHHEQVMRLMKKRKIELRQLSAGRYASGLRKVVRSHEPVKLVDTLVVGAFIEARSCERFEALVPHLDEELGKFYFGLLKSEARHFQGYLKLAYQYGDAKDIAQVIDKVRDAEQALIESPDVEFRFHSGVPAAA